A single region of the Silene latifolia isolate original U9 population chromosome 8, ASM4854445v1, whole genome shotgun sequence genome encodes:
- the LOC141596225 gene encoding urease accessory protein G produces MDPQNMQTDTHHHHHDHQHTHDDHDDHDHHHHTHDKGANTWVGADGKVYHSHDGLAPHTHEPIYSPGFFSRRALPLSTRDFSERAFTIGIGGPVGTGKTALMLALCKLLRDKYSLAAVTNDIFTKEDGEFLIKHGALPEDRIRAVETGGCPHAAIREDISINLGPLEELSNLHKADLLLCESGGDNLAANFSRELADYIIYIIDVSGGDKIPRKGGPGITQADLLVINKTDIADAVGADLSVMERDSLRMRDGGPFVFAQVKHGLGVEEIANHVLQAWEATTGQKRH; encoded by the exons ATGGATCCCCAGAATATGCAAACTgacactcatcatcatcatcatgatcATCAGCATACCCATGATGATCATGATGACCATGACCATCATCATCATACCCATGA CAAAGGGGCAAATACATGGGTAGGAGCAGATGGGAAAGTGTATCATAGCCATGATGGGTTAGCACCTCATACACATGAACCTATATATTCACCTGGTTTTTTCAGCAGAAGAGCTCTGCCTTTGTCAACCCGGGATTTCTCTGAGAGGGCTTTTACTATTGGTATTGGTGGCCCTGTTGGCACTGG GAAAACAGCTTTGATGTTGGCTTTGTGCAAGTTATTGAGGGATAAATACAGTCTTGCTGCT GTGACAAATGACATCTTCACAAAAGAAGATGGAGAATTTTTGATAAAGCATGGAGCACTCCCAGAGGATAGGATACGTGCTGTGGAAACTGGCGGTTGTCCGCATGCTGCAATTCGTGAAGATATCAGCATAAATCTCGGTCCTCTTGAAGAGCTTTCCAACTTGCATAAAGCAGATTTGCTTCTCTGTGAATCTGGCGGAG ACAACTTAGCTGCCAACTTCAGCAGGGAACTTGCAGATTACATTATTTACATTATAGACGTGTCTGGTGGAGATAAGATTCCTCGTAAGGGAGGCCCTGGCATTACACAAGCTGACCTCCTT GTTATAAACAAGACTGACATTGCTGATGCAGTTGGAGCTGATTTGTCTGTCATGGAGAGGGACTCTCTTCGTATGCGTGATGGAGGACCCTTTGTATTTGCTCAG GTAAAGCATGGGTTGGGTGTTGAAGAAATCGCAAACCACGTTTTGCAGGCTTGGGAAGCAACTACGGGCCAGAAGCGACACTGA